One genomic region from Physeter macrocephalus isolate SW-GA unplaced genomic scaffold, ASM283717v5 random_24, whole genome shotgun sequence encodes:
- the TNFAIP8L1 gene encoding tumor necrosis factor alpha-induced protein 8-like protein 1, with translation MDTFSTKSLALQAQKKLLSKMASRAVAAAFIDDTSSEVLDELYRATKEFTRSRKEAQKVVKNLVKVAVKLGVLLRSGQLGGEELARLQRFRQQARRLAMTAVSFHQVDFTFDRRVLAAALLECRDLLHQAAGAHLTAKSHGRINHVFGHLADCDFLATLYGPAEPYRSHLHRICEGLTRLLDEESI, from the coding sequence ATGGACACCTTCAGCACCAAGAGCCTGGCCCTCCAGGCCCAGAAGAAGCTCCTGAGCAAGATGGCATCCAGGGCGGTGGCGGCCGCGTTCATCGACGACACCAGCAGCGAGGTGCTGGACGAGCTGTACCGCGCCACCAAGGAGTTCACCCGCAGCCGCAAGGAGGCCCAGAAGGTGGTCAAGAACCTGGTCAAGGTGGCCGTGAAGCTGGGCGTCCTGCTGCGCAGCGGGCAGCTGGGCGGCGAGGAGCTGGCGCGGCTGCAGCGCTTCCGGCAGCAGGCGCGCCGCCTGGCCATGACCGCTGTCAGCTTCCACCAGGTGGACTTCACCTTCGACCGGCGCGTCCTGGCCGCCGCCCTGCTCGAGTGCCGGGACCTGCTGCACCAGGCGGCGGGCGCGCACCTGACTGCCAAGTCCCACGGCCGCATCAACCACGTGTTCGGCCACTTGGCTGACTGCGACTTCCTCGCCACGCTCTACGGCCCGGCTGAGCCCTACCGCTCCCACCTGCACAGGATCTGCGAGGGTCTCACCCGGCTGCTGGATGAGGAGAGCATATGA